CCAGTTCGTCATCCGGCTGCCCGAGAAGTGGAACGGCAAGCTGGTCGTCACCGGAGCCCCCGGCGTGCGCAAGCAGTACTCGATGGACACCCTCGTCTCCGACTGGGTGCTGGCCCAGGGCTACGCCTTCGCCTCCACCGACAAGGGCAACAGCAGCCCGGATTTCTACACCGACGGCAGACGCCCGGGCGACGCCCAGGCCGAGTGGCACCGGCGCACCACACAGCTCACCCGCGCCGCCAAGGCGGTGGTGGCGCAGAGATACGGCAAGGCCCCCCGCCGCACGTACATGACCGGCATCTCCAACAGCGGCTACCTCACGCGCTGGCAGCTGGAACACCACCCGGAACTCTACGACGGCGGCGTCGACTGGGAAGGCACCCTCTGGCGGCCCCAGGGGCCGAACCTGTTCACCCTCCTGCCGACCGCCATCGCCCGTCAGCAGGGGCGGGCGAGCGACGAGGACATGTACGCGGCCGGGTTCACCCGCGGCTCCGAGTTCCTGTGGCCGTACCACGAGAAGGCCTACTGGGGGCTGACCCAGAAGATCTACCGCGCGGAGTTCGACCCTGCCTACGACCCGGCCTGTCCCGGCGCCTCGGCGGGCTCGACCCTCGAGGAGATCCTCGCCCCCTGCTCCTCCGACGCCATGTACGACTACGCCGCCCGGCCCCGCGCGGTCCACGACGCCGTCCAGCGGATCTCCCTCACGGGCCGCATAGCGAAGCCGATGATCACCCTGCACGGCGACATGGACACGCTCCTGCCCATCGGCGTCCAGTCCGATGTGTACGCGGACATGATCGCCGATCAGGGCCGAGCCGGCCTGCACCGCTACTACACGGTCGAGGGCGGCACCCACGTCGACAGCCTCTACAACTCCCACCCGGACCGGCTGCGGCCCATCCTGCCCTGCTATCGCGCCGCGTTCACCGCGATGACGGCCTGGGTGGAGCACCGTGACGCGCCCCCGGCGAGCGGAACCGTTCCCCGGCCCGGCTCGGGCGATCTGGTCAACTCCTGTTCCCTGAGGTGAGGTTGTGGTTCGGGGAACCCGGTTCTCCCCTCCCTTTCGCGCCCGGCCTTCCATCCCGCGCAATCACCAAGGCGGCACCATGAATTCCCCCTCTTCCAGCGTTCCACTGACGCGTCCCGCTCGTAGACCACGCTCGCGTCGCATGTCAGCGGCGTCGCTCGTCCTGTCCCTGATCGCCCTCGTCCTGGGGCTCCTCCCCGCACCGGCCGCGCAGGCCGCGAGCCTGACCGAGGTGACCGGGTTCGGCTCCAACCCCGGCAACCTGCAGATGTTCCGCTACGTTCCCGACGGGCTGCCTGCCGGCCGCCCGCTCGTGGTCGCCCTGCACGGCTGCACCCAGTCCGCGGCCGCCTTCGACAACGAGACCGGCTGGACGAAGTGGGCCGACACCTGGGGCTTCGCTCTGGTGCTGCCTCAGCAGAAGGCCGCCAACAACGCCAACTCCTGCTTCAACTGGTTCCAGTCCTCCGACTTCTCGCGCGGCCAGGGCGAGGCGCTGTCCGTCAAGCAGATGGTCGACAGGATGGCCGCCGACCACGGCACCGACGCCTCGCGTGTGTACGTCACCGGCCTCTCCGCCGGTGGAGCGATGACCTCGGTCATGGCGGCCTCCTACCCGGACGTCTTCGCCGGGGCATCGGTGCTCGCCGGCCTCCCGTTCGACTGCGCCCGCAGCGTCGCGGAGGCCTTCAGCTGTATGAACCCCGGCTCCAATCTGGGCGCGCAGCAGTGGGGCGACAAAGTCCGCGCCGCGTACCCCTCGTACGCGGGGTCGTATCCGACCGTGTCGGTGTGGCACGGCTCCAGTGACTCCACCGTCGCTCCGATGAACATGACCGAGATCGTCGAGCAGTGGACCCATGTCCACGGCACCGACGCGGTCGCGGACCTCAGCGACACCGTCCAGGGCTATCCGCACAAGGTCTACAGAAACGCTTCCGGCCGTGCCGTCGTCGAGTCGTACAGCATCACGGGCATGGGCCACGGCCAGCCGGTCGACCCGGGCAGCGGGGTCACGCAGTGCGGCACCGCGAGCCAGTACATCCCGGACGCGAACATCTGCGCCTCGTACTGGATCGGTCGGTCCTGGGGGCTGGCCGCGCCCGACGGAGGCGGCACCCTGCCCGCGCCGTCCGGGCTCACCGTCACCGCCACCACCGACTCCTCGGTGTCCCTGACCTGGAACGCGGTCGACGGCGCGGCCTCCTACCGTGTCTACCGCGGCGGCAGCCAGGCCGGCACGCCGTCCGCGGCCTCCTTCACCGACACCGGACTCGCCCCCGGCACGACCTACAGCTACACGGTCGCCGCCGTGGACGGCTCCGGCCAGGCCGGCGCGTCCTCCGCCGCCGTGCAGGCGGCCACCACCGGCGCCACCCACCAGTGCTACACCGACAACAACTACAACCACGTGGCCGCCGGCCGTGCCCACCAGAGCATGGGCTACGTCTACGCCAACGGCTCCAACCAGTCCATGGGCCTGTACAACGTCTTCGTCACACACACCCTCGAGGAGACCTCCCCCGGCTACTTCGTGATCGCCGACTCCGGCTGCCCGTCGTAATCCACCGGTGACGGCTACGCCCTCAAGAGGGGCCGCAATGCCGGGTGTTCCGGCGTCGCACCCGTGCGCGCGGCATTGCGGCCCCTTGGTGACCTCGCCGACGATGCCACCACCACGAGAGACGGGAGCCGCATCCATGCCTCACATGACCGCTTTCGCCAGGAACCAGTGGTACAGCTAGCGCACCTTTCTGACCTGTGCTTGCGTGGGGGCGCCGGCTCCCGAGCCTGCAGCGCCTGCGGTCCAGCGCATGCAGCCGGCCGAGCACGTCTCGGAGAACGGGCCGGCTCAGGGAGCTGAGATGACCGTGCGTCAGGCGCTCGACGCTTCCCTGGCAACCATGCGCACCGCACGGCGACGCAGCTCAAGCGGGTAGGAGAGGGTCGTGCCATGACTCGACTCCACCCAACGCGGGACAGTCCGGGGTCTCTACCGAACCCGGGCCGGTTCACCTAGACTCCAGGAGGAGCACTAAGGAGCGCGGAGGTTGGGCGATGTCGGAACGCTTGGCCTGGGGTGCTGGGACAGGAGTCTGCTCCGCCGGACATCCTCGAAGTTGCTCCGATGATTGAATCCGAACCCGGTCGATCGAGCAGGCCGAAGACACCAGGTCGTCACCACCGCACGATCATCAGACGGAAACTCGCAATCCCCGAGCCTGCGAAAGAGGTTGTCTACCGCCAGAGGCTCAGCCAACGCATACACGAGCTCCTCGACCGCCACACGGTGGTGAAAGTCTTTGCGACCGCCGGTGCTGGCAAGACAACCGCGGTCGTTCAGGCTCTTCGCGACCTCGAGAGGCCTGTTGCCTGGGTGTCGCTCGACGGGACGGAGCAGGCGGCGGGGCGGCTGCTCGTCTATATCGAGGCGGCTGTCGAGGACATAGTCTCCAGTGCAGCGGATGTCGCCTCGGATGCTCTGAGCAGCAGCCTTCAGATCGGTGAGGCAGCTGGACTGCTTGCCGAAAGCCTGCAGGGCAGTCGGCTCATTGTGGTCTGCGACAACGTGGAGCGAATCGCTTCCGACGAGAGCTGCACCGCGGTGCTGTCCTCCTTCGCCCGCTACCTGCCGTCCGACGCGAACCTCGTACTGATCTCGCGCGTCGACGTCCAGCTCGACTTGGGCTCGACCAGCGAGCGCGACCGGGTCGGCGAGCTGGTCGAGACCGACCTTGCCTTCGACGTCCAGGAGGCGAGCGCGGCACTTCGAACAGTCGGTGACGTCGACGTGGACCCCGCGCAGGCCGTAGCCGCGACGGAGGGATGGGTAACCGGCGTCTTGTTCAAGGGGTGGCGCCACGCCCGGTCTCGCGAGATGGATCCTGACTCACTACACTCCTACGTCGCCGCAAACATATTCAACTCGCTTTCCCTGGCCGAACGAACGTTACTGCTTCATACGAGCCCGTTGGGCGAGATATCGGTCGACGGAGCCCGGGCACTGGGCCAGGAGAATGCAGCGCACATCATGGCCGACCTGCGGGGCCGATATCTTCCGGTCACGTGGTCCGCCGATGGTTCGCGCATGACGCCCCACCCCATGTTCCGCGACTTCCTACAGGTGGCTCTCGAACGGGAGGACGCCAAGACGATCGGCGAGGTGCGTCGCAGACACACAGAAGTCCTGATCGCCAACGGCGCGCACGAGGAAGCCGTCGATGAGCTGCTTCGGCTCGGCGATGTGGAGGCGGCTGGGCGGTTGGCCGCCGCCGCCCTCCCAAGCCTGGTTGCGCGGATGGACTTCGCCCTGGCGGCACGTTGGCTCGATGCACTGGGTGCGTCGGTCCGGACCCCGACTCCGGAGATCGGATCCGTCGTCTTGCACGTTGCCTTTGCACTGGAGCAATGGGGTCGCGGAGTTGAGTTCATCGATCGGCACGGCTATGACTGGCTTCCAGAGCTGGGGGCTCCCAACTCGGAGGAGGCCCGCGTCCTGGCTTGTTGGTCCCTTTGGCACTCCGGACGGATCGACGAGGCCCGATCCGTCGGCGACCAGCTGCCACCTGGTCGGAACCGGCGCATCGCCGACACGTTGATCGCGGGCGCAACCGGCGAGGAGCCGCCACCCTTCCCGGAATTCTCAACGATGCCCTCCGGCCCACTCGACGGTTTGCTGATGCGCCTGGCCTTCATCCGCGGTCGCCTTGACGGACTCGACGACCCAGGCACGTTCGACCCGTGGCGCACTATCCTCGGGGGTCCCTGGGTCGTTGCTGCATTGCGCGCCACAGGGCGCTTGGAAGCCGCGATGGCTATGTACGAGCCTCGTCGCGGTTCGTCGCAGCCGGTTTGGTTGCAGGGCGTCGACGCCGTCGATCTCATGCTGGACCTTGGCCGCGGAGAAGAAGCCTGGTCCTTGCTTAAGCGGGGGCGGGACCTCATTGCGTCAACAGGCTCGAAGGTGTACTGGAACATGAGCCTTCTCGCTGAAGCCAAGCTGTGGCTGCGCCTCGAAGGCAACAGGCAACGTGCCGACCGCGTGCTAGCGGCGGCGGCTGCCAACGGCGCCTTGGACTATGCCCTGACGCGCGAGACGTGGCAGCTTTGGACGGGTCTTTCCATGCTGCTGCAAGGCAGAGATGCTGAGGCGCAGGAGCATCTCTCGGCATGCCTGCTGAGTATGCAGAGAGGAGACCGTCAGCTCGATCTCCCGACGGCTGCGGTGTACCTGGCCGAGGCGCAATGGCGGCTCGGCCTCGAGGATGAGTCCGACGCCACGGCAGAGCTGGCCATCGTCTCTGCCTCGACCCACGGGACTCATCACTTGCTGCTGACAGCGTTGGCGGACATGCCATCGGTTGCGATCAGGGCGGCGGACACCAAGCCCAGTCGCATGTCGAGCTATCACGAGGTCCTCGCCGT
This genomic interval from Streptomyces dengpaensis contains the following:
- a CDS encoding tannase/feruloyl esterase family alpha/beta hydrolase; translated protein: MRLRQRFAFLTTAVLTAAAATAGAPAGAVGHPTGQCATHGHISVPGAELQRVSCHDDLTTSALAGTQYTDTTDQAGLTAQGTHNPSGVPGTQIDGYFPDTSHLNATHGWNHDAQFVIRLPEKWNGKLVVTGAPGVRKQYSMDTLVSDWVLAQGYAFASTDKGNSSPDFYTDGRRPGDAQAEWHRRTTQLTRAAKAVVAQRYGKAPRRTYMTGISNSGYLTRWQLEHHPELYDGGVDWEGTLWRPQGPNLFTLLPTAIARQQGRASDEDMYAAGFTRGSEFLWPYHEKAYWGLTQKIYRAEFDPAYDPACPGASAGSTLEEILAPCSSDAMYDYAARPRAVHDAVQRISLTGRIAKPMITLHGDMDTLLPIGVQSDVYADMIADQGRAGLHRYYTVEGGTHVDSLYNSHPDRLRPILPCYRAAFTAMTAWVEHRDAPPASGTVPRPGSGDLVNSCSLR
- a CDS encoding alpha/beta hydrolase family esterase, with protein sequence MSAASLVLSLIALVLGLLPAPAAQAASLTEVTGFGSNPGNLQMFRYVPDGLPAGRPLVVALHGCTQSAAAFDNETGWTKWADTWGFALVLPQQKAANNANSCFNWFQSSDFSRGQGEALSVKQMVDRMAADHGTDASRVYVTGLSAGGAMTSVMAASYPDVFAGASVLAGLPFDCARSVAEAFSCMNPGSNLGAQQWGDKVRAAYPSYAGSYPTVSVWHGSSDSTVAPMNMTEIVEQWTHVHGTDAVADLSDTVQGYPHKVYRNASGRAVVESYSITGMGHGQPVDPGSGVTQCGTASQYIPDANICASYWIGRSWGLAAPDGGGTLPAPSGLTVTATTDSSVSLTWNAVDGAASYRVYRGGSQAGTPSAASFTDTGLAPGTTYSYTVAAVDGSGQAGASSAAVQAATTGATHQCYTDNNYNHVAAGRAHQSMGYVYANGSNQSMGLYNVFVTHTLEETSPGYFVIADSGCPS
- a CDS encoding BTAD domain-containing putative transcriptional regulator; the encoded protein is MIESEPGRSSRPKTPGRHHRTIIRRKLAIPEPAKEVVYRQRLSQRIHELLDRHTVVKVFATAGAGKTTAVVQALRDLERPVAWVSLDGTEQAAGRLLVYIEAAVEDIVSSAADVASDALSSSLQIGEAAGLLAESLQGSRLIVVCDNVERIASDESCTAVLSSFARYLPSDANLVLISRVDVQLDLGSTSERDRVGELVETDLAFDVQEASAALRTVGDVDVDPAQAVAATEGWVTGVLFKGWRHARSREMDPDSLHSYVAANIFNSLSLAERTLLLHTSPLGEISVDGARALGQENAAHIMADLRGRYLPVTWSADGSRMTPHPMFRDFLQVALEREDAKTIGEVRRRHTEVLIANGAHEEAVDELLRLGDVEAAGRLAAAALPSLVARMDFALAARWLDALGASVRTPTPEIGSVVLHVAFALEQWGRGVEFIDRHGYDWLPELGAPNSEEARVLACWSLWHSGRIDEARSVGDQLPPGRNRRIADTLIAGATGEEPPPFPEFSTMPSGPLDGLLMRLAFIRGRLDGLDDPGTFDPWRTILGGPWVVAALRATGRLEAAMAMYEPRRGSSQPVWLQGVDAVDLMLDLGRGEEAWSLLKRGRDLIASTGSKVYWNMSLLAEAKLWLRLEGNRQRADRVLAAAAANGALDYALTRETWQLWTGLSMLLQGRDAEAQEHLSACLLSMQRGDRQLDLPTAAVYLAEAQWRLGLEDESDATAELAIVSASTHGTHHLLLTALADMPSVAIRAADTKPSRMSSYHEVLAVLSGRHPVRVNVSAPRLVLEEFGEPILTVDGNVVQPRLTKSVELLSYLLVSPDRRATRDELLGALFDGRNDAAGRSYLRQALFRLRQALPADLGPSQDGDVFSLVGPELAMGSAQRAVDIIAQAGRQHGEVRLQTLLHALSSAERGAFLATVSDTWAAERRVALTEILLSARVDAAKLAYRLNRLREAKGLVDYVLREDPYREQAWQLAIQLEYASGSDDAVLALYQRYVARMRELDVAPSNEVRRLVTQLRR